CCGGAAGTAAGATTCCGGTGGACAGCCTTCTGCTTGTAAATCTCATATCCTCCGTTGGTATTTACCTCGAATAGAAGCATTTCGCCTCCAACTGTGGCAGCCATGCTGTACGCCTTGCCGTTCTTGGCCTTACTGAGTATGTTGTCAAGCAAATCGGAAGACAAGTTCACATCTTCCTTCTTGATTTTATACAGGCGCACGTCTGAAATGCCCGTGTTGAAATAGGCAAGAAGTGAGCGTGTCGTTTCCTGCAGTTCTTCATTGTTTTCAGTAAGGAAAGAAATTCCCTGAAGTCGTGTGCTTGGGAAGATGATCTTCAAGCCGTCAGCAAACCAGTTCTTGGCCATGCGTATGGTTTCAAGTCCCTTGCCGTTTCTGCGCACATACTCTGACAGGAAGCTGGAATCAGAAGGAGTACTGTGGGCGATGAACTTCAGGAGCATGAATGTTTCTTCGTTTCCATCCACCTTGCCAAACGTGAACTCGTTGCTGGCAGCTGTAATCTTTCTGGTGAAAACTTCCTTGTCGGTACGGCTGTTGATTTCAAACAGCCATTCCTCCTTGATGCCTCCGATGGTGAACTCCATGCCATAGGCAAAGCACTTACCCTTGGTCTTGAACTCGATTTCTACCTTGGAGTTTTTCTCTTCGGTATCAGCAAGCTTGAAAGGTTCAACCTTGCTTTGCGGAAAGCTTCCATTGGCTATCTGCTGGAGCAGGGCAATGGCCTTGATGACGTTGCTTTTTCCTGAAGCATTAGCACCATACACGATACCAGCCTTCAGCACAGAAATATCATCACGCTTCTCTGCACGGGAAACATGAGACGGATGTGCGTTACTCTTACCTGCCACAAAGCTGATTTGAGTCTCATCCTTGATGGAATATATATTTTCAAATGTAGCTCTAAGTATCATAACAATGTCATTTTCTTATTAATACTGATGCAAAGATAAGCTTTTTCTTCGAAAAATGTATAGTTTAATGTCGAATACTTGCAAAAATACCGTATAATTAACACAAATTAGCTGATTTAAGACCTTTTGTTTGTCAAAAGCTGTCACTATTTATGGAAGTTACTGGTTGTATAAAAATACATTTATCCTGCAAAAACCTCCAAAATGTATCGATAAGACGTGGAAATCTATTGAAAAACGATAGATTTCCACGACTTATCGGCATGTTTTTGCGATTTTTATCCTAATATGGATGAGTTTTCCTCTCCATTTCGAATAACAATTCTTGCATTTCAGCAAGGAAAAATAGATTCTCCCAAAATCCTTGACTATATGTTATAAACAAGTTTATTTCGGCATATATACATCAATACTGCGTTAAATTAATATTTAATCGTCTGTAAATCAATAACTTATATTAAGAAATGCTTATGAAAACTTAACTATAGAAAGTTGGTCAAGTCGCTGATTTTCAGTAACTTTGCAAATCACGACAAACGCAAAATTATATGAATACAGGACTTGACCAATATATGGATATCTTTAAAGATGCAGTTGAAGATTCGGCTGCAAAGTTAACAAAAAGTTTCGAGAAAATACTCATCGAGGTGATAATTTTGTTCATGGTAATACCAAGAAAGATAAATTTCACCCAAATGGGGAGGTATGGCTCGCATGTTGAGCAAACCTATCGCAACGCATTCGGCTTAAAAAAGTCGAAAAGCATTGACTGGCTCAAACTTAATGTCTCACTTGCCAAGCGCTTCTTTGGTAAACAGGGAAGATGGGCTATTGCCATTGATCCCAGCTACATCAGCAAAGCTGGCAAGAAGACTCCACATATCGGTCGTTTTTGGTCGGGATGTGCACAGTCTGTTAAACATGGTCTCGAAATCATGGGTATTGGCCTCATTGATATTGATGCCAAAGACTGCATGATGTTAAAAGCACACCAGTCGCTAAGTAATAAAGAACTGAGTCTTAGAAACAAGACTATGGTAGATTTCTATATCAGCGTCATTAAGCGTTACCGCAAGGAACTTCTTAAACTCTCAACCCTCATAGTTGCAGATGCTTACTTCTCTACAAGTACATTTGTTAATGGGATAAAGAAAGAAGGGTTCTCTTTGATAAGCCGCTTTCGTGACAATGCTTGTCTCTTTTATGTCTATGCTGGTCCACGTACTGGAAAACGTGGTCGCCCCAAGACCAAGGATGGCAAGATTGATATGAAGAATCTTGACCTCACTCGAATGGAGAAGATGGAGATGAAAGATATAGAAGGAACAGCTTATACTTTGATAGCCTATTCCAAGGCACTCAGGTGTAAAGTTAGACTTGTCATCTGGCAGATGCCGAATGGCAAGAAGAAACTATTCTTCTCTACAGACACCTCACTTTCGGGTGAAGAAGTACTTCTTTATTATAGAACCAGGTTCCAGATCGAATTTTGCTTTCGTGACGCCAAAGGCTATACTGGTCTTATGGACTGCCAGGCTCGCGATAAGTGGAAACTCGATTTTGCTTTCAATGCTTCGTTCACATCACTAAATGTTGCCAAGGTAACTATGAAGGAGATGGGAATGGAATATTCTATGTCTTCATTCAAGTCACTGATGACCAATATTTATCTGGTGAAACGAATTTTTAAAGCAAGCG
The Segatella copri DNA segment above includes these coding regions:
- a CDS encoding AAA family ATPase yields the protein MILRATFENIYSIKDETQISFVAGKSNAHPSHVSRAEKRDDISVLKAGIVYGANASGKSNVIKAIALLQQIANGSFPQSKVEPFKLADTEEKNSKVEIEFKTKGKCFAYGMEFTIGGIKEEWLFEINSRTDKEVFTRKITAASNEFTFGKVDGNEETFMLLKFIAHSTPSDSSFLSEYVRRNGKGLETIRMAKNWFADGLKIIFPSTRLQGISFLTENNEELQETTRSLLAYFNTGISDVRLYKIKKEDVNLSSDLLDNILSKAKNGKAYSMAATVGGEMLLFEVNTNGGYEIYKQKAVHRNLTSGTEVVFDLSEESDGSIRLLDFIPMLIDLKQNEVDYLIDEIDRSMHPILSQKILECYFSGLESGRDTQLIFSTHECNLLNLDLIRADEVWFVEKGKDGASHLTSLAEFKPREDVRKGYLLGRYGAIPFFAPISQLKW
- a CDS encoding transposase, yielding MNTGLDQYMDIFKDAVEDSAAKLTKSFEKILIEVIILFMVIPRKINFTQMGRYGSHVEQTYRNAFGLKKSKSIDWLKLNVSLAKRFFGKQGRWAIAIDPSYISKAGKKTPHIGRFWSGCAQSVKHGLEIMGIGLIDIDAKDCMMLKAHQSLSNKELSLRNKTMVDFYISVIKRYRKELLKLSTLIVADAYFSTSTFVNGIKKEGFSLISRFRDNACLFYVYAGPRTGKRGRPKTKDGKIDMKNLDLTRMEKMEMKDIEGTAYTLIAYSKALRCKVRLVIWQMPNGKKKLFFSTDTSLSGEEVLLYYRTRFQIEFCFRDAKGYTGLMDCQARDKWKLDFAFNASFTSLNVAKVTMKEMGMEYSMSSFKSLMTNIYLVKRIFKASGYTPNRTLISKIFKDLSCLQRIAA